One genomic region from Candidatus Woesearchaeota archaeon encodes:
- a CDS encoding inositol monophosphatase: MREDINLEEIRKVMKKAILKGAKIAKKGFLLKDKGVYYKDKEKRDIVTIYDLLIEKEIVKIIQKKFPNHNILAEEGSSVTNNSDYTWIIDPIDGTRNYSREIPIFMVTIAFAKKNDVIMCYCNNPVTKELYFAQEGKGAYFNSKRLKVSDLKLENSDVILSGGENKSLKKKLFSILLDNEITIRNYYSLVFSTALVASGRVDALISASAKPWDYCCYLLVLEAGGCAVDFKGEKFDITKKELVLTNLKNHKSLLNYLKILKK, from the coding sequence ATGAGAGAAGATATAAATTTAGAAGAAATAAGAAAAGTTATGAAAAAAGCTATTTTAAAAGGAGCTAAAATTGCAAAAAAAGGATTTTTATTGAAAGATAAAGGAGTATATTACAAGGATAAAGAAAAAAGAGATATTGTAACAATATATGACTTATTAATTGAAAAAGAAATTGTCAAAATTATTCAAAAGAAGTTTCCAAATCATAATATTTTAGCAGAAGAAGGATCTTCAGTTACTAATAATTCAGATTATACTTGGATAATAGACCCAATTGATGGTACAAGAAACTATTCTCGTGAAATTCCAATTTTTATGGTAACTATTGCATTTGCAAAGAAAAATGATGTTATTATGTGTTATTGTAATAATCCTGTAACTAAAGAATTATATTTTGCTCAAGAAGGAAAAGGTGCTTACTTTAATTCTAAAAGATTAAAAGTTTCAGATTTGAAACTTGAAAACTCAGATGTAATTTTATCTGGAGGAGAAAATAAATCATTAAAGAAAAAATTATTCTCCATCCTTTTAGATAATGAAATCACAATAAGAAATTATTATTCTCTAGTTTTTTCAACTGCATTAGTTGCTTCAGGAAGAGTTGATGCATTAATTTCAGCTAGTGCAAAACCATGGGATTACTGCTGTTATTTATTAGTTCTTGAAGCAGGAGGATGCGCAGTAGATTTTAAAGGTGAGAAATTTGATATAACAAAAAAAGAATTAGTTTTAACCAACTTAAAAAACCATAAATCCTTATTGAATTATTTAAAAATTCTCAAAAAATGA